Proteins found in one Terribacillus sp. DMT04 genomic segment:
- a CDS encoding alpha-hydroxy acid oxidase, whose translation MRNTFTRIGEQTDGYPLFAEEWEAKAKEMLPAGPFGFLQSGAGDEMTLGQNREAFCAYDILPRVLRDVSDVDLTVELLGQTLSMPVLLAPVGYQGIFHPEMEIASMKAAADARIPFAASTVTTASLEEIATTAPEGVKWFQLYWSTNRSLTASMVKRAERAGYHAIVVTVDTGLLGWRKRDYRNGYSPLKLLKGAANYVQDPVFREMVPDLSEAHIREAILESIHHPNLTWDDLLFLREQTSLPIVVKGILHPADARQAVDLGFDAIVVSNHGGRQLDGAAASLRALPAVVEQVDGAVPVLIDGGIRSGADVFKAIALGADSVLIGRPYVYGLTLGGQAGVRRVIEDLRTELQLTYALAGVTRTKDINTAYLLKR comes from the coding sequence GTGAGAAATACGTTTACTAGAATTGGAGAACAAACGGATGGCTACCCATTGTTTGCTGAGGAATGGGAAGCGAAAGCAAAAGAAATGTTACCAGCAGGTCCTTTTGGATTTCTGCAAAGCGGTGCTGGGGATGAAATGACACTTGGACAAAATCGCGAAGCCTTCTGTGCGTATGATATTTTGCCTCGTGTTTTGCGAGATGTATCAGATGTGGATCTAACTGTCGAGTTACTTGGGCAAACGTTATCTATGCCAGTTCTGCTGGCGCCTGTTGGTTATCAAGGTATTTTTCATCCGGAGATGGAGATTGCCAGTATGAAGGCTGCAGCAGACGCCCGCATCCCATTTGCAGCAAGTACCGTTACGACTGCTTCCTTGGAAGAAATAGCGACAACTGCTCCGGAGGGAGTAAAGTGGTTCCAGCTTTATTGGTCAACTAACCGTAGCTTGACTGCCAGCATGGTGAAACGAGCAGAAAGAGCTGGTTATCATGCGATTGTAGTAACCGTAGATACCGGACTCCTTGGCTGGCGGAAACGAGATTACCGAAATGGTTACTCACCACTCAAGTTATTAAAAGGTGCCGCAAACTATGTACAAGATCCAGTCTTCCGTGAAATGGTTCCTGATCTTTCAGAAGCACATATTAGAGAAGCCATCTTGGAAAGTATCCATCATCCCAATCTAACTTGGGATGACCTGCTGTTTCTTAGGGAGCAGACAAGCCTGCCAATTGTGGTTAAGGGAATTCTGCATCCTGCCGATGCAAGGCAGGCTGTTGACTTAGGTTTTGATGCGATTGTAGTCTCCAACCATGGCGGCAGGCAGCTTGATGGCGCTGCTGCATCTCTTCGTGCCTTGCCAGCTGTTGTGGAGCAGGTAGATGGTGCGGTGCCGGTACTGATAGATGGCGGAATTCGATCTGGGGCTGATGTGTTCAAGGCGATTGCACTGGGCGCGGATAGCGTCCTGATTGGTCGTCCTTATGTATATGGACTAACTCTCGGCGGACAAGCAGGTGTACGTCGTGTGATTGAAGACTTACGAACGGAATTGCAGCTGACTTATGCGTTAGCAGGCGTCACGCGAACAAAGGATATTAATACGGCATACCTGCTGAAAAGGTAG
- a CDS encoding NADP-dependent glyceraldehyde-3-phosphate dehydrogenase, translating into MESTLTAQQYYVNGEWKESSTGNVVEILSPYKDGVVGTVQALSQEEAEAAIQSAKQAQKSWAKVSLQERADLLYKWADELLAMQDEIAQTMMQEVGKSLKDAKSEVQRTYDYIRYTAQEALHTNGESMKGDRFPGGSSSKVGIVDRVPLGVVLAISPFNYPVNLSASKLAPALISGNTVIFKPATQGALSGIKMMEALDRAGLPAGVVNIVTGRGSVIGDFLVEHKDISMVSFTGGTKTGENLAKIAGMKPVVLELGGKDPGIVREDADLDKAVKNIISGAYSYSGQRCTAIKRVLVHDNAADELVAKLKEQVAELAVGSPEESNTVVPLIDSKSADGVQALIDDALAKGATLVAGNKREGNLIHPTLLDHVTEDMDVAWVEPFGPVLPVIRVGSDEEAIEIANKSQYGLQASIFTRDVDKAFYIANELEVGAVQINGRTERGPDHFPFLGVKGSGMGTQGIANSILSMTREKLTVLNLDN; encoded by the coding sequence ATGGAGTCAACATTAACAGCGCAACAATATTATGTGAACGGTGAATGGAAAGAAAGCAGCACAGGTAACGTTGTAGAAATACTATCCCCGTACAAAGATGGTGTTGTCGGTACTGTTCAGGCGTTATCGCAGGAAGAAGCCGAAGCAGCAATTCAATCTGCTAAGCAAGCGCAAAAATCCTGGGCAAAAGTTAGCTTGCAGGAAAGAGCAGATCTGCTGTATAAATGGGCAGATGAGCTGCTTGCAATGCAGGATGAAATTGCACAAACAATGATGCAAGAAGTTGGAAAGAGCCTGAAGGATGCGAAAAGTGAAGTGCAGCGGACATATGATTATATCCGTTATACTGCGCAAGAAGCGCTGCATACTAATGGGGAAAGCATGAAAGGCGACCGTTTTCCAGGAGGATCCAGCTCGAAGGTTGGTATTGTGGACCGTGTACCTTTAGGTGTAGTGCTAGCGATTTCACCGTTTAATTATCCAGTGAACTTATCAGCATCTAAACTTGCTCCAGCACTTATTTCCGGTAATACAGTCATCTTTAAGCCAGCAACTCAAGGCGCTTTGAGCGGCATTAAAATGATGGAAGCACTTGATCGTGCAGGGCTGCCGGCAGGGGTTGTTAATATCGTTACTGGCCGTGGTTCCGTTATTGGTGACTTCCTTGTGGAACATAAAGATATAAGCATGGTTTCCTTTACAGGTGGCACGAAAACGGGAGAAAATCTGGCGAAAATCGCAGGGATGAAACCAGTTGTACTTGAGCTGGGCGGTAAGGATCCAGGGATTGTCCGCGAAGATGCGGACTTGGATAAAGCAGTAAAAAATATTATAAGCGGCGCTTATTCTTATTCTGGGCAGCGCTGCACAGCTATTAAGCGTGTACTTGTGCATGACAATGCAGCAGATGAGCTAGTAGCTAAATTGAAAGAGCAAGTGGCTGAACTTGCGGTTGGATCACCAGAAGAAAGCAATACGGTTGTTCCATTGATTGATAGTAAATCGGCTGATGGTGTGCAAGCGCTCATTGACGATGCATTGGCTAAAGGTGCCACATTAGTGGCTGGCAACAAACGAGAAGGCAACTTGATTCACCCGACATTGCTTGATCATGTAACGGAAGATATGGATGTAGCTTGGGTGGAGCCGTTCGGTCCCGTATTGCCTGTCATACGTGTTGGTTCTGATGAAGAAGCAATAGAAATTGCTAACAAATCACAATATGGATTGCAAGCGAGCATTTTCACACGTGATGTGGATAAAGCATTTTATATCGCAAATGAATTAGAGGTCGGCGCTGTTCAAATCAACGGACGCACAGAGCGTGGTCCTGACCACTTCCCATTCCTTGGTGTAAAAGGTTCTGGTATGGGGACACAAGGAATTGCTAACAGCATTCTTTCCATGACTCGTGAGAAATTAACTGTGTTAAATTTAGATAACTAA
- a CDS encoding TetR/AcrR family transcriptional regulator, whose translation MPKKIDHEARKQDIAKATWQVILDGGIEAASVRNIAKSANLSLGALRHYFSTQEELLEYAMELVKSRCEARIIQVIQRNDPPKQLVTNVLLELLPINRESMAEMQVWFAFTLHLKYKQGDAFRQTDGIREAVQRALVFLSDSGELKERDLKKETEKLYALIDGLAIHRFLNPELFSGEYTTEILTEYMDDLCKK comes from the coding sequence ATGCCAAAGAAAATTGATCATGAAGCGAGAAAACAAGATATAGCAAAGGCAACTTGGCAGGTCATTCTGGATGGCGGGATAGAGGCGGCATCGGTTCGGAATATTGCTAAGAGTGCCAATTTGTCACTTGGTGCATTGCGACATTACTTTTCAACACAAGAGGAACTGCTGGAATATGCGATGGAGCTTGTTAAATCCCGTTGTGAAGCTCGAATTATACAGGTTATTCAACGAAATGATCCGCCAAAACAGCTTGTCACAAATGTGCTGCTGGAACTTCTGCCTATTAATCGGGAATCAATGGCAGAGATGCAGGTGTGGTTTGCCTTTACACTGCATTTAAAATACAAGCAAGGCGATGCTTTCAGGCAGACAGACGGTATACGGGAGGCAGTTCAGCGTGCGCTTGTTTTTTTGTCAGATAGCGGAGAACTGAAGGAAAGAGATTTAAAGAAGGAAACAGAAAAACTTTATGCTTTAATTGATGGACTGGCAATTCATCGGTTTCTTAATCCGGAACTTTTTTCTGGAGAATACACAACTGAAATACTAACCGAATATATGGATGATCTGTGCAAGAAATGA
- a CDS encoding NADP-dependent malic enzyme, with the protein MSNLREDALKIHRENKGKLTMKSKIPVRNATDLSLAYSPGVAEPCKEIHQNKDDVYEYTMKGNMVAVVSDGSAVLGLGNIGPEASLPVMEGKSVLFQSFAGVDSFPIVLDTNDVDEIVRTVKLMAPTFGGVNLEDISAPRCFEIEERLKAETDIPVFHDDQHGTAIVTVAGLLNALKLVGKSFDNIKVVANGAGAAGIAIIELLHSLGVNNVIMCDSKGMIYEGRPEGMNKMKDRVAKITNRDRQEGSLSDAIKDADVFIGVSLANLLSQDDVRTMAKDPIIFAMANPDPEILPTDAKEAGARVIGTGRSDFPNQVNNVLAFPGIFRGALDVRATGINEEMKIAAAKAIAELIDESDLNEDYVIPAPFDPRVAPAVAKAVAKAAMDTGVNRITIDPEEVAEKTRQLTLIDED; encoded by the coding sequence ATGAGCAATCTAAGAGAAGACGCACTAAAAATACATCGCGAAAACAAAGGGAAACTGACAATGAAGTCGAAGATTCCTGTTCGTAACGCGACAGATTTGAGTCTTGCCTACTCTCCAGGTGTAGCGGAACCATGTAAAGAAATTCATCAGAATAAAGATGATGTGTACGAATATACAATGAAAGGCAATATGGTTGCTGTTGTCAGCGACGGTTCTGCTGTACTTGGCCTTGGAAATATCGGCCCAGAAGCATCTCTGCCAGTAATGGAAGGAAAATCAGTTCTATTCCAGAGCTTCGCAGGTGTGGACAGCTTCCCAATCGTGCTGGATACAAATGATGTTGATGAAATCGTCCGTACAGTTAAACTAATGGCGCCAACATTCGGCGGTGTCAATTTGGAAGATATCTCTGCACCGCGCTGCTTCGAAATTGAAGAACGCCTAAAAGCAGAAACAGATATCCCTGTATTCCATGATGATCAGCACGGGACTGCGATTGTAACAGTTGCTGGTCTATTGAACGCCCTTAAATTGGTTGGCAAAAGCTTCGACAATATCAAAGTTGTCGCAAATGGTGCTGGCGCGGCTGGTATTGCAATCATCGAATTGCTGCACAGCCTTGGTGTGAATAACGTGATCATGTGTGACTCCAAAGGGATGATCTATGAAGGTCGCCCGGAAGGCATGAACAAAATGAAAGACCGCGTTGCGAAAATTACAAACCGTGACCGTCAAGAAGGAAGCCTGTCTGATGCGATCAAGGATGCAGATGTGTTCATCGGTGTATCCCTTGCGAATCTGCTTTCTCAAGATGACGTGCGCACAATGGCGAAAGATCCAATCATCTTCGCAATGGCAAACCCTGATCCGGAAATCTTGCCAACCGATGCGAAAGAAGCAGGCGCTCGTGTTATCGGAACTGGCCGTTCTGACTTCCCGAACCAGGTGAACAACGTATTAGCATTCCCTGGTATTTTCCGCGGTGCACTGGATGTTCGCGCAACCGGTATTAACGAAGAAATGAAAATTGCCGCTGCCAAAGCGATTGCTGAGCTAATCGACGAGAGCGATTTGAACGAAGACTACGTAATCCCAGCTCCATTCGATCCTCGCGTTGCTCCAGCTGTTGCCAAAGCTGTAGCGAAAGCAGCAATGGATACTGGTGTGAACCGTATTACGATTGATCCAGAAGAAGTAGCAGAGAAAACGCGTCAGCTTACATTAATTGACGAAGACTAA
- a CDS encoding SDR family oxidoreductase codes for MSENVQGKVVIITGASSGIGEATAKELAEHGAKVVLAARREERLQELADEIKNNGGEAVYQATDVTNQEEVEQLAQLALDTYGQIDAIFNNAGLMPLSFMHKKKISEWDTMVDVNIKGVLYGIAAVLPHMRERKQGHIINTSSVAGHKASPGSAVYSGTKFAVRAITEGLRQEEAANNIRTTIISPGAIKTELPDSITDDEIREGMGEVLDAAVTPDSIARAVRFALSEPDDVAVNELLIRPTQQKG; via the coding sequence AAGGAACTGGCGGAGCATGGTGCCAAAGTTGTACTTGCCGCACGCCGGGAAGAGCGTTTGCAAGAGCTGGCAGATGAAATTAAGAATAACGGCGGAGAGGCCGTCTACCAAGCAACAGATGTTACCAACCAAGAAGAAGTCGAACAGTTGGCACAGCTGGCACTTGATACGTATGGTCAGATTGATGCTATATTCAACAACGCCGGATTAATGCCGCTCTCTTTCATGCATAAGAAGAAAATTTCTGAGTGGGACACCATGGTGGACGTAAATATAAAAGGTGTATTATATGGCATTGCCGCTGTATTGCCGCATATGCGCGAACGAAAACAAGGTCATATTATCAATACCTCTTCTGTAGCAGGGCACAAAGCAAGTCCCGGATCAGCTGTCTATTCCGGAACAAAGTTTGCCGTCCGAGCCATTACAGAAGGCTTGCGCCAGGAAGAAGCAGCGAATAATATCCGCACGACCATCATCTCACCAGGTGCTATTAAAACAGAACTTCCGGATAGCATAACAGACGATGAAATACGGGAAGGCATGGGCGAGGTGCTAGATGCCGCCGTCACACCAGATAGTATCGCACGAGCTGTCCGCTTTGCATTAAGCGAGCCTGACGATGTAGCGGTCAACGAACTGCTCATTCGACCAACACAGCAAAAGGGCTGA
- the psiE gene encoding phosphate-starvation-inducible protein PsiE → MRTQAHTKKKRTKATIATILQYILNVALILLAIAITILLGKELIDIITNSLFNDGNTSRLTFLNNILVFFLYFEFIAMIVKYFQEDYHFPIRYFLYIGITALIRLIVVYHESALYTLYYCGAILLLVLCYFVMNLANERSKKEDF, encoded by the coding sequence ATGCGAACGCAGGCCCATACAAAGAAAAAAAGAACAAAAGCAACGATCGCGACAATTTTGCAGTATATCTTAAATGTAGCATTAATACTCCTGGCTATTGCAATCACGATTTTATTAGGAAAAGAACTGATTGATATTATTACCAATTCGCTGTTCAATGACGGAAATACTTCAAGACTGACATTCTTGAACAATATCTTGGTATTTTTCCTTTATTTTGAGTTCATCGCCATGATTGTAAAGTATTTTCAAGAAGATTATCATTTCCCGATTCGGTATTTTCTGTATATCGGTATTACAGCCCTCATTCGCCTAATTGTTGTGTACCATGAGAGTGCGCTGTACACCTTGTACTATTGCGGAGCCATTCTCCTACTTGTTCTTTGCTATTTTGTTATGAATTTGGCTAACGAAAGATCGAAGAAAGAAGACTTTTGA